A portion of the Caenorhabditis elegans chromosome III genome contains these proteins:
- the dgk-3 gene encoding putative diacylglycerol kinase 3 (Confirmed by transcript evidence) → MLLSPEQFSRLSEYAAYSRRKLKDMLSDFQQDGKFYSYLSVDGQTINIDGFRAFLIDYFGADLPSDLVDQLFLSFSKPPIKERRTSLFEDAISTVRAKFSESLSGRMAGLNIAGGSGQQTDRSQSSEPQALVCIPEDDVMGPRVANNDSQEPRIPLKPLICTLSLLEADTPENKLDVVFHVYDSDGNGFLDKSEIDGIIEQMMNVARYQQWDTIELEQVIRQMMVDIDYDNDGIVSFDEWRRGGLTNIPLLVLLGFDTEMKEDGSHVWRLRHFTKPTYCNACCSILVGWGGKQGLSCSLCKYTVHERCVRSAATNCIRTYSSRQQDKLYHHWQDANATAKCVKCKATVGVFQGKGCRWCHNYVHHRCMSALAQECDLGALVHHILPPTHIFPAFLERKTSTSLKNHNFSSHSASLLQAVSPSNDCRPLLVLVNPKSGGKQGVKILQKFEYLLNPRQVYDLSKTGPEPGLQLFSTLKNCNILVCGGDGTIGWVLESMDKMTFPHGRPPVAVLPLGTGNDLARCLRWGGGYENENLHKILEQIEKSSLIDMDRWQIKIEITENKSARRASEKGDTPPYSIINNYFSIGVDASIAHRFHVMREKFPEKFNSRMRNKLWYFELGTSETLSSSCKNLHEQIDILCDGESIDLGQDASLEGIALLNIPSIYGGSNLWGRSRKSKGRMPGLFPMKNAEKMQLQTRVQDIGDGLIELVGLESAMQMGQIKAGVRGARRLSQCSTVVIQTHKSFPMQIDGEPWMQPPCIIQITHKNQAKMLVAAAPRKRSSWMLLKRQSTNDDN, encoded by the exons atgttgtTATCACCGGAGCAATTCTCGCGGCTTAGCGAATATGCGGCAT attctcggCGAAAGTTGAAAGATATGTTGAGCGATTTTCAGCAAGACGGGAAGTTCTACTCATATCTTTCAGTTGATGGGCAG actaTAAATATTGATGGTTTTCGTGCGTTTCTTATCGATTACTTTGGAGCGGATCTTCCCAGTGATCTTGTGGATCAACTGTTCCTTTCATTCTCCAAGCCACCAATAAAAGAGCGGCGAACAAGTCTATTCGAAGATGCGATTTCAACTGTCAGAGCAAAATTCAGTGAATCGTTATCCGGACGAATGGCTGGACTGAATATTGCAGGAGGATCAGGTCAACAAACGGATAGGAGTCAAAGTAGTGAACCGCAAGCGCTTGTTTGCATTCCAGAAGATG atgtaATGGGGCCAAGAGTTGCCAACAATGATTCCCAGGAGCCTAGAATTCCACTGAAGCCTCTAATTTGCACTCTTTCTCTACTTGAAGCCGACACACCTGAAAACAAACTAGATG TCGTTTTTCATGTCTACGATTCCGATGGAAATGGGTTTCTGGACAAATCTGAAATCGACGGAATCATTGAGCAGATGATGAATGTGGCAAGATATCAACAATGGGATACAATTGAACTGGAACAG GTTATTCGCCAAATGATGGTTGACATTGATTACGATAATGATGGAATTGTATCATTCGATGAATGGAGACGAGGAGGACTTACAAATATTCCTTTGCTAGTTCTTCTTGGTTTTGACACG gaaatgaaAGAAGATGGGTCTCATGTTTGGCGTCTTCGTCATTTTACAAAGCCAACTTACTGCAATGCGTGCTGCAGTATTCTAGTTGGATGGGGTGGAAAGCAAGGGCTCAGTTGttcat TATGCAAATACACGGTTCATGAAAGATGTGTCAGATCGGCTGCCACAAATTGCATTCGAACTTATTCAAGTAGACAGCAAG acaaactATATCATCACTGGCAAGATGCAAATGCAACCGCTAAATGTGTCAAATGCAAAGCAACAGTCGGAGTTTTTCAAGGGAAAGGGTGTCGGTGGTGTCATAATTAT gttCATCATAGATGTATGTCTGCACTTGCTCAAGAGTGTGATCTCGGTGCTTTAGTCCACCATATTCTCCCACCAACGCATATATTTCCTGCATTTCTGGAACGTAAAACTTCAACatcgctgaaaaatcacaaCTTCAGCTCCCACAGTGCCAGTCTCCTTCAGGCCGTATCTCCTAGCAATGATTGTCGTCCTCTCCTAGTTCTTGTCAATCCGAAAAGTGGTGGGAAACAAGGAGTCAAGATTctacagaaatttgaatatcttcTCAATCCAAGACAGGTCTATGATTTGAGTAAAACTGGCCCTGAACCAGGacttcaattattttccactttgaaaaactgtaaCATTTTGGTATGTGGAGGTGATGGAACAATTGGATGGGTATTGGAATCAATGGATAAAATGACATTTCCACATGGAAGACCACCCGTCGCAGTTTTACCATTGGGAACTGGAAATGATTTGGCAAGATGTCTTCGATGGGGTGGTGGatatgaaaatgagaatttgcataaaatattggaacaaattgaaaaatcaagtcTAATTGATATGGATCGATGGCAgattaaaatagaaataacAGAGAATAAAAGTGCAAGAAGAGCAAGTGAAAAAGGAGATACACCACCATACAGTAtcattaataattatttttctattggaGTG gacgCCTCAATTGCTCACCGATTCCATGTGATGAGAGAAAAGTTTCCTGAAAAGTTCAATAGCCGGATGCGAAACAAGTTGTGGTACTTTGAGTTAGGTACAAGTGAGACCCTATCAAGTTCTTGCAAGAACTTACACGAGCAAATTGATATTTTG tgcgATGGAGAATCAATCGATCTTGGACAAGATGCATCACTTGAAGGAATTGCTCTTTTGAATATTCCATCAATTTACGGAGGATCTAATTTATGGGGAAGGAGTCGAAAATCTAAAGGAAGAATGCCTGGGCTGTTCCCAATGAAAAATGCCGAGAAAATGCAATTACAGACAAGAGTTCAAGATATTGGAGATGGTCTCATTGAG TTAGTTGGATTGGAGTCAGCAATGCAAATGGGACAGATTAAAGCGGGTGTACGTGGAGCAAGACGGCTTTCTCAATGTTCAACTGTTGTGATTCA AACACACAAATCATTTCCCATGCAAATTGACGGGGAACCATGGATGCAACCTCCTTGCATCATTCAAATCACACACAAAAACCAAGCAAAAATGCTTGTTG CTGCAGCTCCACGAAAACGAAGCTCCTGGATGCTTCTCAAACGACAGTCCACAAATGACGataactga
- the ZC84.7 gene encoding uncharacterized protein (Confirmed by transcript evidence): protein MCFQLQEYLTPGVVLKFRPYRNVFIGISSVAIFFAILIIVENIIFLSIVSKQSIPLLLIPYILSWVLFFLGFCFARFAYLIHSGRKSCASVIPLSSPIAWEDSRPVSPVPPSPIVDVTMVIPPMIYRNSLTVPTSPFFITDNGISTYRDEPPSYNEIVERGVSPIPAQPAKVALPDV from the exons ATGTGCTTTCAATTACAAGAATATTTAACTCCTGGCGTTGTTCTTAAATTCCGACCATATCG AAATGTATTCATTGGAATATCCAGcgttgcaatttttttcgcaatctTAATAATCGTCGAGAATATTATATTTCTGTCCATCGTCAGTAAACA AAGTATCCCACTTCTTCTCATCCCGTATATTCTCTCTTGGGTGCTGTTCTTTCTTGGATTTTGCTTTGCTCGATTCGCATATCTAATTCATTCGGGTCGTAAAAGCTGTGCATCAGTGATTCCTCTATCCTCTCCGATTGCTTGGGAGGATAGTCGACCTGTGTCACCTGTGCCG CCTTCTCCGATTGTTGATGTTACAATGGTAATTCCACCAATGATTTATCGAAATTCACTTACTGTACCAACAAGCCCGTTCTTTATCACTGATAATGGAATCAG CACGTATCGTGACGAGCCACCATCATACAATGAAATTGTGGAGCGTGGTGTATCTCCGATTCCAGCACAACCAGCCAAAGTTGCACTTCCAGACGTATAA
- the ina-1 gene encoding Integrin alpha ina-1 (Confirmed by transcript evidence), with the protein MRECIISWTLLLCLSCVKSFNLDVNAPIYRYGPSGTNFGYSVAEHFKGDKPVMLIGAPRGESGQTGTERAGAMYACDINTFYNGGSNHWCEQVRFEYENVEDYAKRPNETRGRTVHPLGKNDQLLASTIVSKGTKNGSALVCAPLIRYHQTAAYPQGACYELESNLRLQSTYATCAQKNLPTTDRHNEYGGCMEGFSAAITQDTIVTGLIGAVKWTGGVFAKKSSANIFDSVVEKYTMNQPNGDMIRTRLVAHDYLGYSVDIGRFGFWYEDGKPITVVSGATRYGEHGAVIFLPFIQDSSSKLTLNEDKFIINGTAMGSAFGYSIEVVDLNGDGFDDLIVGAPFEHRSGIDGNFGGIVYVYFSQGVQRKQHESHLVFHPPKILKNPDFYSQFGLSITKLGNVDGDKSKLNDFAVGAPFAFDGAGAVYIYLGTKNIEKFRKKPAQVIKGNDLPNLPPGGMRSFGFSLSGGSDMDENGYPDLLIGSPSKNFVALLRSRPVISIETKHKMEKRMVDIDKGVNCPRGAKTCFPLDMVIYVDEETKRGAELVDFSSDVFMCNLEAIPFRADTTARGFIEGSHSHNYSWPCGSNSHVQKRTYRQLIYLPVQESKDWITPLKFRFTVSIRNEKKPVQPPQGSQLVDLKHYPVLNKYGASYEFDVPFNTLCGEDHTCQTDLSLKAAFKDIPLTSNGYVSNVGEKDYLDLTFTVENKKEKAYQANFYLEYNEEELELPQVQGSKRMIAETIGKNIVHLPLGNPMNGASKHQFTIQFKLTRGRTEGIGKALKFMAHVNSTSQETEEELKDNKWEAEVQIIKKAELEIYGISDPDRVFFGGKARAESELELEEDIGTMVRHNYTIINHGPWTVRNVEAHISWPYQLRSRFGRGKNALYLLDVPTITTEFTDGTSEVRKCFIKQQYEYVNPAEIKLNTKYSTQETAPHRVEHRMKREIDEDEEEQSDDLGAVEENIPWFSTANFWNLFAIKGGDGRPREVKHLSCQDNTANCFTVICHFDFIDANSAVVIDLRARLWNATFIEDYSDVESVKIRSFGKLQLDESQGIDDDPNNNAAFVETSADPDRPTIGDSRPIPWWIYVIAAVIGVLILSLIIICLSKCGFFKRNRLDQPSLYTAQLKHEREEWADTGL; encoded by the exons ATGCGTGAATGTATAATTAGCTGGACACTACTCCTATGTCTCAGCTGTGTCAAATCGTTTAATCTCGATGTGAATGCTCCGATCTACAGGTATGGTCCCAGTGGGACCAACTTTGGATATTCCGTTGCTGAACATTTCAAAGGGGATAAGCCTGT aatgctGATCGGAGCTCCACGTGGCGAGTCTGGGCAAACGGGTACCGAACGAGCGGGTGCAATGTACGCGTGTGATATTAACACATTTTATAATGGTGGATCAAATCACTG GTGTGAACAGGTGCGATTTGAGTATGAAAACGTTGAGGATTATGCGAAACGACCCAACGAAACACGTGGCAGAACGGTGCATCCATTGGGAAAGAATGATCAGTTGTTGGCCTCAACGATTGTTTCGAAAGGAACAAAGAATGGTAGTGCTTTG GTGTGTGCTCCATTAATACGTTACCATCAAACTGCTGCATATCCACAAGGAGCTTGCTATGAACTTGAATCGAACCTTCGTCTTCAATCAACATACGCAACTTGTGCTCAAAAGAATCTTCCAACAACAGATCGTCACAACGAGTATGGAGGATGTATGGAAGGATTTTCAGCAGCAATTACTCAG GATACCATCGTGACCGGACTCATTGGAGCTGTAAAATGGACTGGTGGTGTTTTTGCAAAGAAATCGTCAGCAAACATTTTCGATTCAGTCGTTGAAAAATACACAATGAATCAACCAAATGGAGATATGATTCGTACACGATTAGTTGCACATGATTATCTTGGATATTCTGTAGATATTGGAAGATTCGGTTTTTGGTATGAAGATGGAAAACCGATAACCGTAGTCTCAGGAGCTACAAGATACGGAGAACATGGAGCTGTAATATTCCTCCCGTTTATTCAAGATTCAAGTTCAAAACTTACTCTGAATGAAGacaaatttattattaatgGAACTGCAATGGGATCTGCATTTGGGTATTCGATTGAAGTTGTTGACTTGAATGGAGATGGATTTGATGATCTAATTGTTGGAGCACCATTTGAACATCGATCTGGAATTGATGGAAACTTTGGAGGAATCGTCTATGTTTACTTTTCTCAAGGAGTTCAGAGAAAACAACATGAATCTCATCTAGTCTTCCACCCACCAAAGATTCTAAAGAATCCAGATTTCTACTCACAATTTGGACTTTCAATTACTAAATTGGGAAATGTAGACGGAGATAAAAGTAAACTCAACGACTTTGCAGTTGGTGCTCCATTTGCATTTGATGGAGCTGGAGCAGTTTATATTTATCTTGGAactaaaaacattgaaaagttcCGAAAGAAACCGGCTCAAGTGATAAAAGGAAATGATCTTCCAAATCTTCCGCCAGGTGGAATGAGATCATTTGGATTCTCACTTTCTGGAGGTTCTGATATGGATGAGAATGGATATCCCGATCTTCTCATTGGATCTCCTTCGAAGAATTTTGTTGCATTGCTTCGTTCTAGACCAGTAATAAGTATTGAGACCAAGCACAAAATGGAGAAGAGAATGGTTGATATCGACAAAGGTGTCAATTGTCCACGTGGAGCAAAGACTTGTTTCCCGCTTGATATGGTGATCTATGTGGATGAGGAAACAAAGAGAGGCGCCGAACTTGTCGATTTCTCATCTGATGTATTTATGTGTAATCTGGAAGCTATTCCATTTAGAGCTGACACAACGGCAAGAGGATTCATTGAAGGAAGTCATTCACACAATTATAGTTGGCCATGTGGAAGTAATAGTCACGTACAGAAACGAACTTACCGGCAGCTAATCTATTTGCCAGTTCAAGAATCAAAAGATTGGATTACACCTTTGAAGTTTAGATTTACTGTCAGCATTCG AAACGAAAAGAAGCCTGTGCAACCACCACAAGGAAGCCAATTGGTCGACTTGAAGCACTACCCAGTCCTCAACAAATATGGTGCATCATATGAGTTTGATGTTCCATTCAATACGCTTTGCGGAGAAGATCACACTTGTCAGACTGATTTGTCATTGAAAGCCGCCTTCAAGGATATTCCACT AACATCAAATGGATACGTTTCAAATGTCGGCGAAAAGGATTATCTGGACTTGACATTCACTGTGGAAAACAAGAAAGAAAAGGCTTATCAAGCGAATTTTTATCTAGAATATAATGAAGAAGAGCTTGAACTTCCACAAGTTCAAGGTTCCAAGAGAATGATTGCTGAAACAATTGGAAAGAATATTGTGCATTTGCCACTTGGAAATCCAATGAATGGAGCATCAAAACATCAATTTACGATCCAATTCAAATTGACTCGTGGAAGAACTGAAGGAATTGGAAAGGCACTCAAATTCATGGCACATGTCAATTCCACGTCACAAGAAACCGAGGAAGAGTTGAAAGATAATAAATGGGAAGCTGAAGTTCAGATTATCAAGAAGGCAGAGCTGGAGATCTATGGAATCAGTGACCCTGATAGAGTATTCTTTGGAGGAAAAGCAAGAGCAGAGTCTGAATTGGAATTGGAAGAAGATATTGGAACAATGGTTAGACATAACTATACAATTATTAATCATGGTCCATGGACTGTTCGAAATGTGGAAGCACACATTTCTTGGCCTTATCAACTCCGTTCTAGGTTTGGAAGAGGAAAGAATGCTCTCTATCTATTGGATGTACCGACTATTACAACAGAATTCACAGATGGAACAAGTGAAGTTAGAAAGTGTTTCATCAAACAACAGTACGAATATGTGAATCCTGCAGAAATTAAATTGAACACTAAATATAGTACTCAAGAGACTGCTCCACATCGGGTAGAGCATAGAATGAAAAGAGAAATTGATGAGGATGAGGAAGAACAATCAGATGATCTAGGAGCCGTGGAAGAGAATATTCCTTGGTTCTCAACAGCTAATTTCTGGAATCTTTTTGCAATTAAAGGAGGTGATGGACGACCTAGAGAAGTTAAACATTTG AGCTGCCAAGACAACACTGCCAATTGTTTCACCGTCATTTGCCACTTCGATTTCATCGATGCCAATTCTGCAGTAGTCATTGATTTACGTGCAAGACTCTGGAATGCAACGTTCATTGAGGATTATTCAGATGTTGAAAGTGTGAAGATCCGATCGTTCGGAAAACTTCAATTAGACGAATCACAAGGAATTGATGACGATCCGAATAACAATGCAGCTTTCGTTGAAACATCTGCTGATCCTGATAGGCCTACAATTG gagaCTCTCGACCTATCCCGTGGTGGATATACGTCATTGCAGCTGTTATTGGTGTTCTCATTTTGTCACTAATTATAATTTGTCTTTCAAAATGTGGTTTCTTCAAACGAAATCGTTTGGATCAGCCATCATTATACACTGCTCAACTCAAACATGAACGAGAAGAATGGGCTGATACGGGACTTTAG
- the tax-4 gene encoding Cyclic nucleotide-gated channel (Confirmed by transcript evidence), protein MSTAEPAPDPTNPSTSGLAPTTNGIGSPPPTASAATKFSILTKFLRRKNQVHTTTAQQNEFMQKYMPNGNSNAVQPAATGGQPASSDGGSAIEVPPPKESYAVRIRKYLANYTQDPSTDNFYYWTCVVTVAYIYNLLFVIARQVFNDLIGPSSQSLCRFYNGTLNSTTQVECTYNMLTNMKEMPTYSQYPDLGWSKYWHFRMLWVFFDLLMDCVYLIDTFLNYRMGYMDQGLVVREAEKVTKAYWQSKQYRIDGISLIPLDYILGWPIPYINWRGLPILRLNRLIRYKRVRNCLERTETRSSMPNAFRVVVVVWYIVIIIHWNACLYFWISEWIGLGTDAWVYGHLNKQSLPDDITDTLLRRYVYSFYWSTLILTTIGEVPSPVRNIEYAFVTLDLMCGVLIFATIVGNVGSMISNMSAARTEFQNKMDGIKQYMELRKVSKQLEIRVIKWFDYLWTNKQSLSDQQVLKVLPDKLQAEIAMQVHFETLRKVRIFQDCEAGLLAELVLKLQLQVFSPGDFICKKGDIGREMYIVKRGRLQVVDDDGKKVFVTLQEGSVFGELSILNIAGSKNGNRRTANVRSVGYTDLFVLSKTDLWNALREYPDARKLLLAKGREILKKDNLLDENAPEEQKTVEEIAEHLNNAVKVLQTRMARLIVEHSSTEGKLMKRIEMLEKHLSRYKALARRQKTMHGVSIDGGDISTDGVDERVRPPRLRQTKTIDLPTGTESESLLK, encoded by the exons ATGTCAACGGCGGAACCTGCACCCGATCCAACAAATCCATCCACGTCAGGATTAGCTCCGACAACCAATGGAATTGGCTCTCCTCCACCTACAGCATCAGCGGCAACGAAGTTCAGTATTTTGACAAAG TTCCTACGACGAAAAAATCAGGTGCATACGACTACGGCTCAGCAAAACGAGTTTATGCAG AAATACATGCCAAATGGTAATTCAAATGCAGTTCAACCAGCGGCCACCGGTGGTCAGCCGGCATCTTCCGATGGCGGTTCAGCTATTGAAGTACCGCCCCCAAAAGAGAGTTATGCGGTTCGGATACGAAAATACTTGGCAAATTATACACAGGATCCATCTACAGATAATTTTTACTATTGGACGTGTGTG gttactgtagcataCATCTATAACTTGCTATTTGTAATAGCTCGACAAGTATTCAACGATCTCATTGGACCATCTTCCCAATCGTTATGTCGATTCTACAATGGTACATTGAATAGTACAACACAAGTCGAATGTACTTACAATATGCTTACAAACATGAAAGAAATGCCAACATATTCACAGTATCCTGACTTGGGATGGTCGAAATATTGGCATTTTCGAATGTTATGGGTATTTTTCGATCTTTTAATGGATTGTGTGTACCTGATTGACACATTTCTGAATTATCGAATGGGATACATGGACCAAGGTCTTGTGGTTCGTGAAGCTGAAAAAGTTACCAAAGCATATTGGCAAAGCAAACAATACAGGATAGATGGTATCAGTCTTATACCTCTTGATTATATACTTGGATGGCCTATCCCTTATATAAATTGGAGAGGATTACCAATTCTTCGACTCAATCGACTAATCCGATATAAAAGAGTTCGGAATTGTCTGGAAAGAACTGAAACTCGGAGTTCAATGCCAAATGCCTTTCGAGTTGTGGTCGTTGTCTGGTATATTGTTATCATTATTCATTGGAATGCCTGCTTATACTTTTGGATTTCTGAATGGATTGGATTAGGGACGGACGCATGGGTTTATGGGCATCTGAATAAGCAGAGCTTACCCGA tGATATAACGGATACACTTCTCCGTCGATACGTCTACAGTTTCTATTGGTCAACCCTAATTCTGACTACGATTGGAGAAGTACCGAGCCCCGTTCGAAACATTGAATACGCATTCGTCACTTTAGATCTTATGTGCGGTGTCTTGATTTTTGCTACAATTGTCGGTAACGTCGGAAG tatGATTTCAAACATGAGTGCAGCAAGAAcagagtttcaaaataaaatggaTGGCATCAAGCAGTATATGGAATTAAGAAAAGTTAGCAAACAA ctggaaaTCCGAGTCATCAAATGGTTTGATTATCTCTGGACAAACAAACAGTCGTTGAGTGATCAACAAGTTCTGAAAGTTCTTCCAGACAAACTTCAAGCTGAAATTGCAATGCAAGTGCATTTTGAGACCTTGAGAAAAGTCAGAATCTTTCAG GATTGCGAAGCTGGATTGTTAGCGGAACTTGTGCTGAAACTTCAACTTCAAGTATTTTCTCCAGGagattttatttgtaaaaaaggAGATATTGGTCGAGAAATGTACATTGTGAAACGTGGTCGTCTGCAAGTAGTTGATGACGACGGAAAGAAAGTATTTGTAACATTACAAGAAGGTTCCGTATTCGGAGAGCTTAGTATTCTAAACATTGCTGGTAGTAAAAACGGAAATCGTCGAACTGCAAATGTGCGTTCAGTCGGATATACGGATTTATTCGTTTTAAGCAAAACAGATTTATGGAATGCATTGAGAGAATATCCGGATGCACGAAAGCTACTTCTTGCCAAGGGAAGAGAAATTCTGAAGAAAGATAATCTTTTGGATGAAAATGCACCGGAAGAGCAAAAAACAGTGGAGGAAATTGCAGAGCATCTCAATAATGCGGTTAAAGTTTTACAGACAAG AATGGCTCGGCTCATCGTGGAGCACTCAAGCACCGAAGGAAAGTTGATGAAAAGAATTGAGATGCTCGAGAAACATTTAAGCCG atacaaaGCCCTGGCGCGCCGTCAGAAAACCATGCACGGTGTCTCAATCGACGGCGGAGACATTTCAACTGACGGTGTCGACGAACGAGTTCGTCCACCACGTCTCCgacaaacaaaaacaattgatcTACCAACGGGAACTGAATCTGAATCCTTGCTCAaatag